One Leclercia pneumoniae genomic region harbors:
- the pdeR gene encoding cyclic di-GMP phosphodiesterase produces the protein MIDDLEQNLLFRYMGTLSPWWRLTADSNALHLAASESSDTTQVVALTDEQADSIREMTVITSSITMTLSLYGTDVPVHLVGRKINKKEWAGTASAWNDTPSVARDLAQGLSFAEQVVSEANSVIVILDRHGNIQRFNRLSEEYTGLKEQEVIGQNVFKLFMSRSEAAASRRNISGFFRNGSSYEVERWIKTRKGQRLFLFRNKFVHSGSGKNEIFLICSGTDITEERRAQERLRVLANTDTITGLPNRNAIHEMISDAIAQRGEGQVGVVYLDLDNFKKVNDAYGHMFGDQLLQAVALAILSCLEEGQVLARLGGDEFIVLATDTSQSSLEAMASRILTRLRQPFRIGLIEVYTGCSLGISLAPQHGTDRESVIRNADTAMYTAKESGRGKFTVFSPEMNQRVFEYLWLDTNLRKALDNDQLVIHYQPKITWRGEVRSLEALVRWQSPERGLIPPMEFISYAEESGLIVPLGRWVMLDVVRQVAKWRDKGINLRVAVNVSARQLADQTIFSDLKQALKDLNFEYCPIDVELTESCLIENEELALSVIQQFSKLGSQIHLDDFGTGYSSLSQLARFPIDAIKLDQAFVRDIHKQSVSQSLVRAIVAVAQALNLQVIAEGVESAKEDAFLTKNGVNERQGFHFAKPMPATAFERWFKRYQSRNAR, from the coding sequence ATGATTGACGATCTGGAGCAAAATTTGCTGTTTCGTTATATGGGCACCCTCAGTCCCTGGTGGCGCCTGACAGCCGACAGTAACGCGCTCCATCTTGCTGCCAGCGAGAGTTCCGATACCACGCAGGTGGTCGCCCTGACGGATGAACAGGCCGACAGCATTCGCGAGATGACCGTTATTACCTCCAGCATTACCATGACACTTTCGCTCTATGGCACCGACGTCCCGGTGCATCTGGTTGGCCGTAAAATCAATAAAAAAGAGTGGGCTGGCACCGCCTCTGCCTGGAATGACACCCCTTCCGTTGCGCGGGATCTGGCCCAGGGGCTCTCTTTTGCCGAGCAGGTGGTTTCTGAAGCCAACTCCGTGATTGTCATTCTCGACCGACACGGCAATATTCAGCGTTTCAATCGTCTGAGCGAAGAGTATACCGGCCTGAAAGAGCAGGAAGTCATCGGCCAGAACGTCTTTAAACTCTTTATGAGTCGCAGCGAAGCGGCTGCCTCCCGGCGTAATATCAGCGGTTTTTTTCGTAACGGCAGCTCCTATGAGGTGGAACGCTGGATCAAGACCCGCAAAGGTCAGCGCCTGTTTCTCTTTCGTAATAAATTCGTCCATAGCGGTAGCGGAAAAAATGAGATCTTCTTGATCTGCTCAGGCACGGATATTACGGAGGAGCGCCGCGCCCAGGAACGACTGCGCGTGCTGGCGAATACCGATACCATTACGGGCCTGCCTAACCGAAACGCCATCCATGAAATGATCAGCGATGCTATTGCGCAGCGCGGAGAGGGTCAGGTGGGCGTGGTCTATCTCGACCTGGATAATTTCAAAAAGGTGAACGATGCCTACGGGCACATGTTTGGCGATCAGCTCCTACAGGCCGTCGCGCTGGCGATTTTGAGCTGCCTTGAAGAGGGGCAGGTTCTTGCGCGCCTGGGTGGGGATGAGTTTATTGTTCTGGCGACTGACACCTCCCAAAGCTCGCTGGAGGCGATGGCCTCACGCATTTTAACCCGCCTGCGGCAGCCCTTTCGCATCGGTCTCATCGAAGTCTACACGGGTTGCTCACTGGGTATTTCCCTTGCGCCTCAGCACGGCACCGATCGCGAGAGCGTGATCCGTAACGCCGATACAGCGATGTACACCGCCAAAGAGAGTGGCCGCGGTAAATTTACGGTCTTCTCACCAGAGATGAATCAGCGCGTATTTGAGTACCTGTGGCTGGATACCAACCTGCGTAAAGCGCTCGATAATGACCAGTTAGTGATCCACTACCAGCCCAAGATTACCTGGCGCGGAGAAGTCCGGAGCCTGGAGGCGCTGGTGCGTTGGCAATCGCCCGAACGCGGGCTGATCCCTCCCATGGAGTTTATCTCCTACGCGGAAGAGTCCGGGCTCATTGTGCCTCTCGGGCGCTGGGTGATGCTCGATGTGGTGCGCCAGGTGGCCAAGTGGCGTGATAAGGGAATCAACTTACGGGTGGCGGTTAACGTCTCAGCGCGGCAGCTCGCGGATCAGACCATTTTCAGCGATCTGAAACAGGCCCTGAAAGATTTGAATTTCGAATACTGTCCGATTGATGTAGAACTCACCGAAAGTTGCCTGATTGAGAATGAAGAGCTGGCGTTGTCAGTGATCCAACAATTCAGCAAGCTGGGATCGCAAATTCATCTGGATGACTTTGGTACTGGATACTCATCCCTCTCTCAGCTGGCGCGTTTTCCCATTGACGCTATCAAGCTCGACCAGGCCTTTGTGCGGGATATTCATAAACAGTCCGTCTCTCAATCGCTGGTGCGTGCCATTGTGGCCGTGGCGCAGGCCCTGAATCTGCAGGTGATCGCTGAAGGGGTGGAGAGTGCGAAAGAAGACGCCTTTCTGACAAAGAATGGCGTCAATGAACGACAGGGATTTCATTTTGCTAAACCTATGCCCGCGACTGCCTTCGAGCGTTGGTTTAAACGCTACCAGTCACGCAATGCCCGCTAG
- the sapF gene encoding putrescine export ABC transporter ATP-binding protein SapF: MVDTLLEVRNLSKTFRYRTGLFHRQNVEAVKPLSFALREKQTLAIIGENGSGKSTLAKMLAGMIEPTDGEILIDDHLLKFGDYSFRSQRIRMIFQDPSTSLNPRQRISQILDFPLRLNTNLSAEARRKQIIDTLRMVGLLPDHVSYYPHMLAPGQKQRLGLARALILRPKVIVADEALASLDMSMRSQLINLMLELQEKQGIAYIYVTQHLGMMKHISDQVLVMHEGTVVERGSTASVLASPLHDLTKRLIAGHFGEALTADAWRKDR, from the coding sequence ATGGTCGACACACTGCTGGAAGTGCGCAATCTCAGTAAAACCTTTCGCTATCGCACCGGTTTATTCCACCGCCAGAACGTTGAGGCAGTCAAGCCGCTGAGTTTCGCGCTGCGTGAAAAGCAGACGCTGGCGATTATTGGGGAGAACGGTTCGGGTAAATCGACGCTGGCAAAAATGTTGGCCGGAATGATTGAACCCACCGACGGTGAGATCCTGATTGACGATCATCTGCTGAAGTTTGGCGACTACTCTTTCCGTAGCCAGCGCATCCGCATGATTTTTCAGGATCCGTCGACCTCGCTCAACCCGCGCCAGCGCATTTCGCAAATTCTGGATTTTCCGCTACGTCTGAATACCAATCTCAGTGCCGAAGCGCGGCGCAAGCAAATTATCGACACCCTGCGTATGGTGGGTCTGTTACCGGATCATGTGAGCTATTATCCACACATGCTGGCACCGGGGCAGAAACAGCGTCTGGGCCTCGCCCGCGCCCTGATCCTCCGCCCGAAGGTGATCGTTGCCGATGAAGCATTGGCCTCGCTGGATATGTCGATGCGTTCCCAACTGATTAATCTGATGCTGGAGTTACAGGAGAAACAGGGGATCGCCTATATTTATGTGACCCAACATCTGGGCATGATGAAACATATCAGCGATCAGGTACTGGTGATGCACGAGGGCACCGTGGTTGAGCGTGGTAGCACGGCGTCGGTGCTTGCTTCTCCGCTGCATGACCTGACAAAACGGTTGATAGCCGGGCATTTTGGCGAAGCTTTAACCGCCGATGCGTGGCGAAAAGACAGGTGA
- the sapC gene encoding putrescine export ABC transporter permease SapC — translation MPYDSVYSEKRTPGALRTAWRKFYGDTPAMVGLYGCGGLLLLCLLGGWFAPYGIDQQFLGYQLLPPSWSRYGEVSFFLGTDDLGRDLLSRLLSGAAPTVGGALIVTLAATLCGLALGILAGATHGLRSAVMNHILDTLLSIPSLLLAIIVVAFFGPHLSHAMFAVWLALLPRMVRSVYSLVHDELEKEYVVAARLDGATTLNILWFAVLPNIASGMVTEITRALSMAILDIAALGFLDLGAQLPSPEWGAMLGDALELIYVAPWTVMLPGAAIMVSVLLVNLLGDGIRRAIDAGVE, via the coding sequence ATGCCTTACGATAGCGTTTACAGCGAAAAACGCACCCCCGGTGCGCTACGCACCGCGTGGCGTAAATTCTACGGGGATACGCCGGCAATGGTCGGCCTTTACGGCTGTGGTGGCCTGCTGCTGCTCTGTCTGTTAGGCGGCTGGTTTGCACCTTATGGTATTGATCAGCAGTTCCTCGGTTATCAGTTGTTGCCTCCGTCCTGGTCGCGCTATGGCGAGGTCTCATTCTTTCTGGGGACCGACGATCTGGGGCGCGATCTCCTGAGCCGTTTGTTAAGCGGCGCGGCCCCTACCGTGGGCGGTGCGCTTATTGTCACGCTTGCCGCCACACTGTGCGGTCTGGCGCTGGGCATTCTGGCCGGGGCGACGCATGGCCTGCGCTCGGCGGTGATGAACCATATTCTCGACACCCTGCTGTCGATTCCGTCACTGCTGCTGGCCATTATCGTGGTGGCCTTTTTCGGGCCTCATTTGAGCCACGCCATGTTTGCCGTCTGGCTGGCGCTGCTGCCGCGTATGGTGCGCTCGGTCTACAGCCTGGTACATGACGAACTGGAGAAAGAGTATGTTGTGGCGGCGCGTCTTGATGGCGCCACCACCCTGAACATTTTATGGTTCGCCGTGCTGCCCAACATCGCCTCGGGGATGGTGACAGAGATCACCCGCGCCCTGTCGATGGCGATTCTGGATATCGCGGCCCTCGGCTTTCTTGATCTTGGCGCACAGCTCCCTTCACCTGAATGGGGCGCGATGCTCGGCGACGCGCTGGAGCTTATTTACGTGGCGCCCTGGACGGTGATGCTGCCCGGCGCGGCGATTATGGTTAGCGTACTGCTGGTCAACCTACTGGGCGACGGCATTCGCCGTGCGATTGATGCGGGGGTGGAGTAA
- the osmB gene encoding osmotically-inducible lipoprotein OsmB translates to MSLLTSKKLTAAVVAVTLAMSLSACSNWSKRDRNTAIGAGAGAIGGSVLTDGSTLGTLGGAAVGGIIGHQVD, encoded by the coding sequence ATGTCTTTACTTACCAGCAAGAAATTAACTGCCGCCGTGGTGGCAGTGACTCTGGCAATGTCTTTGAGCGCATGTTCCAACTGGTCCAAACGCGATCGTAACACCGCTATCGGCGCGGGTGCTGGTGCTATCGGTGGTTCAGTCCTGACCGATGGCAGCACGCTGGGTACCTTAGGTGGTGCAGCAGTCGGCGGTATTATCGGCCACCAGGTAGATTAA
- a CDS encoding CMD domain-containing protein → MEQRRLSGKGHWYHETQSNHCPADVLPLVPEAAYVDDRFLLDLALSEETLSAHEGWLAPARELCSLLFPLRVPVSRLRTLSAYDRLSTALTVAQVCGVQRLCNHYAALLAPLPGPDSSRESNRRLAEITQYARQLASSPDVIDTKAQQQLDEVGLTTYDVIVINQIIGFVGFQARVVAAFQAMLGHPVRWLPGHPGSSQPLIEEAQLSDWQAILPVVALPDASAQQLESLARWQNQPALQHLAPVLCHEPALLERTGQILTSGVETVSTCPAAVTAVELLSCSPDRFSAAQFAPLIREDVTATRAINLLAWSAFCGWLNRLKIALRKVE, encoded by the coding sequence ATGGAACAACGCCGTCTTTCTGGTAAAGGCCACTGGTATCACGAAACCCAGTCTAATCACTGTCCGGCTGATGTTCTGCCCCTGGTGCCTGAAGCCGCTTACGTCGACGACCGTTTTTTGCTCGATTTAGCCCTTTCTGAAGAGACCCTGTCCGCGCATGAAGGCTGGCTGGCGCCTGCGCGGGAGCTCTGTAGCTTGCTGTTCCCTCTGCGGGTACCGGTATCGCGATTACGAACCCTGAGCGCATATGACCGCCTGAGCACCGCCCTGACGGTCGCTCAGGTCTGTGGCGTGCAACGTTTATGCAATCACTACGCAGCCCTTCTCGCCCCACTCCCCGGCCCGGACTCCTCGCGTGAAAGTAACCGCCGCCTTGCCGAGATTACCCAGTACGCCCGCCAGCTTGCCAGCTCGCCCGATGTCATCGACACCAAAGCCCAGCAGCAACTGGATGAAGTGGGTTTAACCACCTATGACGTGATAGTGATTAACCAGATTATCGGCTTTGTTGGCTTCCAGGCGCGCGTCGTCGCTGCGTTTCAGGCGATGCTGGGCCACCCGGTACGCTGGTTGCCAGGCCACCCTGGTTCGTCGCAACCGCTGATTGAGGAGGCGCAGCTGAGCGACTGGCAGGCGATTCTGCCGGTGGTGGCGCTTCCCGACGCCAGCGCACAACAGCTGGAGTCCCTGGCCCGCTGGCAAAACCAGCCCGCGTTACAACACCTGGCACCGGTGCTATGCCATGAGCCGGCGCTGCTGGAACGCACCGGTCAGATCCTGACAAGCGGAGTAGAGACCGTATCGACCTGCCCCGCCGCAGTCACCGCAGTCGAACTGCTGAGCTGCTCGCCAGACCGCTTTAGCGCTGCGCAATTCGCCCCGCTTATCCGGGAGGACGTTACCGCAACCCGGGCGATCAACCTGCTCGCCTGGAGCGCATTTTGTGGCTGGCTAAACCGCCTGAAGATCGCGCTACGTAAGGTCGAATAA
- a CDS encoding DNA-binding transcriptional regulator YciT — translation MNSRQQQILQMVIDRGRVSVVELAKTTGVSEVTIRQDLNLLEKMSYLRRAHGYAVPLDSEDVETRMMNNYALKRELAEFAASLVNNGETVFIENGSSNALLARTLAEQKEVTIVTVSSYIAHLLKETRCEVILLGGIYQKKSESMVGPLTRQYVQQVHFSKAFIGIDGWQPETGFTGRDMMRSDVVNAVLEKGGEAVVLTDSSKFGAVHPYMMGPISRFSRVITDNGLKAEHQQQLERDGLIVDIVKKPE, via the coding sequence ATGAATTCCCGACAACAACAAATTCTGCAGATGGTGATCGACAGAGGGCGCGTCAGCGTCGTCGAGCTGGCGAAAACAACCGGCGTGTCGGAAGTGACCATCCGCCAGGATCTCAACCTGCTTGAAAAAATGAGTTATCTGCGTCGCGCGCACGGCTACGCGGTTCCGCTCGACAGTGAAGATGTTGAAACGCGGATGATGAATAACTATGCCCTGAAGCGTGAACTGGCGGAGTTTGCCGCCTCACTGGTGAACAACGGCGAAACGGTCTTCATTGAGAATGGCAGTAGCAATGCCCTGCTCGCCCGGACGCTGGCAGAGCAGAAAGAGGTGACTATCGTCACCGTCAGCAGCTATATCGCCCATCTGCTTAAGGAGACGCGCTGCGAAGTGATCCTGCTGGGCGGTATCTATCAGAAGAAGAGCGAAAGCATGGTTGGCCCGCTGACGCGGCAATATGTTCAGCAGGTGCATTTCAGTAAAGCCTTTATCGGCATCGATGGCTGGCAGCCTGAGACCGGCTTTACCGGGCGTGACATGATGCGTTCCGATGTCGTCAACGCGGTGCTGGAGAAAGGCGGCGAAGCGGTCGTACTGACCGATAGCTCCAAGTTTGGTGCTGTTCACCCTTATATGATGGGCCCCATCTCGCGCTTCAGCCGGGTCATTACGGATAACGGCCTTAAAGCGGAGCATCAGCAGCAATTAGAACGTGACGGACTCATCGTCGATATCGTAAAAAAACCTGAATGA
- the fabI gene encoding enoyl-ACP reductase FabI, with protein sequence MGFLSGKRILVTGVASKLSIAYGIAQAMHREGAELAFTYQNEKLKGRVEEFAAQLGSSIVLECDVAQDESIDGMFAELAKAWPKFDGFVHSIGFAPGDQLDGDYVNAVTREGFKIAHDISSYSFVAMAKSCRTMLNPGAALLTLSYLGAERAIPNYNVMGLAKASLEANVRYMANAMGPEGVRVNGISAGPIRTLAASGIKDFRKMLAHCEAVTPIRRTVTIEDVGNSAAFLCSDLSAGISGEVVHVDGGFNIAAMNELEIK encoded by the coding sequence ATGGGTTTTCTTTCCGGTAAGCGCATTCTGGTCACTGGCGTTGCCAGCAAACTGTCCATCGCATACGGTATCGCACAGGCTATGCACCGTGAAGGCGCTGAGCTGGCGTTCACCTACCAGAACGAGAAGCTGAAAGGCCGTGTGGAAGAGTTTGCCGCGCAGCTGGGGTCCAGCATCGTTCTGGAATGTGACGTTGCTCAAGATGAAAGCATCGATGGCATGTTCGCTGAGCTGGCAAAAGCATGGCCGAAATTTGACGGCTTCGTGCACTCTATCGGTTTCGCACCGGGCGATCAGCTGGACGGCGACTACGTCAATGCCGTAACCCGTGAAGGCTTTAAAATCGCACACGACATCAGCTCCTACAGCTTCGTGGCGATGGCGAAATCCTGCCGCACTATGCTGAATCCAGGCGCTGCCCTGCTGACCCTCTCTTATCTGGGCGCAGAGCGTGCAATCCCTAACTACAACGTTATGGGTCTGGCTAAAGCCTCTCTGGAAGCGAACGTACGCTACATGGCGAACGCAATGGGTCCTGAAGGCGTGCGTGTTAACGGCATCTCTGCGGGTCCAATCCGTACGCTGGCTGCCTCCGGTATCAAAGATTTCCGTAAAATGCTGGCGCACTGCGAAGCGGTTACCCCGATTCGTCGTACCGTTACCATTGAAGACGTGGGTAACTCTGCGGCCTTCCTCTGCTCTGACCTCTCTGCAGGTATCTCCGGCGAAGTGGTTCACGTTGATGGCGGTTTCAACATCGCAGCAATGAACGAGCTGGAAATCAAATAA
- the yciH gene encoding stress response translation initiation inhibitor YciH produces the protein MRDTNSRLVYSTETGRIDEPKSSPERPKGDGIVRIQRQTSGRKGKGVCLVTGIDADDATLVQIAAELKKKCGCGGAVKDGVIEIQGDKRDLIKSLLEAKGMKVKLAGG, from the coding sequence ATGCGCGATACAAACAGTCGTCTGGTCTACTCAACTGAAACCGGGCGTATCGATGAACCCAAATCTTCCCCAGAACGACCGAAAGGGGACGGTATTGTGCGTATTCAGCGCCAGACCAGCGGGCGGAAAGGGAAGGGCGTATGTCTGGTTACCGGTATTGATGCCGACGATGCTACGCTGGTGCAGATAGCCGCGGAATTAAAAAAGAAATGTGGCTGCGGCGGCGCAGTAAAAGATGGCGTAATAGAAATCCAGGGGGATAAACGCGATCTTATTAAATCGCTGCTGGAAGCCAAAGGGATGAAAGTCAAACTGGCAGGTGGTTAA
- a CDS encoding crotonase/enoyl-CoA hydratase family protein — protein sequence MTIINQVTCKLFTDTERFTQLAGYYEEERRTVWMMLRAQPRPCFNHALIEEIMNMSWLVRQSGFIVDFWVTGSLVPDMYNAGGDLRFFVECIQHGRREALRAYARACVDCVHAASRGFDTGAISLSMVEGSALGGGFEAALAHHFLLAQRDVRLGFPEIAFNLFPGMGGYSLVARRSGMKLAEELIYKGESHTAEWYQQHGLVDVLFEPGQGYVATRTFIDTLQPKMNGVRAMLRARQRVMQLPRSELMDITEDWVDAAFCLQPKDIAYMERLVQLQDRHTASGLRKAS from the coding sequence ATGACTATTATCAATCAGGTGACCTGTAAACTCTTTACTGATACGGAACGATTCACGCAGTTGGCGGGATATTACGAGGAGGAGAGACGTACCGTCTGGATGATGCTGCGCGCTCAGCCGCGACCCTGTTTTAATCATGCGCTGATCGAAGAGATCATGAATATGTCATGGCTGGTGCGGCAATCGGGCTTTATCGTCGACTTTTGGGTGACCGGCTCGCTGGTACCGGATATGTACAATGCAGGAGGTGATTTACGTTTCTTCGTGGAGTGTATCCAGCATGGCCGACGCGAAGCCTTACGCGCTTACGCTCGCGCCTGCGTGGATTGTGTCCATGCGGCCTCAAGGGGCTTTGATACCGGGGCGATTTCCCTCTCGATGGTCGAAGGGAGCGCGCTGGGTGGAGGCTTTGAGGCGGCGCTGGCCCATCACTTTCTGCTGGCCCAGCGAGATGTGCGCTTAGGGTTCCCGGAGATCGCCTTCAACCTCTTTCCGGGGATGGGCGGCTACTCGCTGGTTGCGCGTCGTTCCGGCATGAAACTGGCCGAAGAGCTGATTTACAAAGGGGAATCACACACGGCGGAGTGGTACCAGCAGCATGGACTGGTGGACGTGCTTTTTGAGCCGGGGCAAGGCTATGTGGCGACACGGACCTTTATTGATACCCTGCAGCCCAAAATGAATGGTGTTCGGGCGATGTTGCGGGCCCGGCAGCGCGTGATGCAGTTACCCCGTAGCGAACTGATGGATATCACTGAGGACTGGGTAGATGCCGCATTCTGCCTGCAACCGAAAGATATCGCCTATATGGAACGGCTGGTTCAGCTGCAGGATCGTCACACCGCTTCCGGATTGCGTAAAGCGAGCTAG
- the sapD gene encoding putrescine export ABC transporter ATP-binding protein SapD produces the protein MPLLDIRNLTIEFKTSEGWVKAVDRVSITLSEGEIRGLVGESGSGKSLIAKAICGVAKDNWRVTADRMRFDDIDLLRLSARERRKLVGHNVSMIFQEPQSCLDPSERVGKQLMQNIPGWTYKGRWWQRFGWRKRRAIELLHRVGIKDHKDAMRSFPYELTDGECQKVMIAIALANQPRLLIADEPTNAMEPTTQAQIFRLLSRLNQNNNTTILLISHDLQMLSKWADKIDVMYCGQTVETAFSEDLVTTPHHPYTQALIRAIPDFGSAMPHKSRLNTLPGAIPLLEHLPIGCRLGPRCPYAQRKCIETPRLAGAKNHLFACHFPLNMERE, from the coding sequence ATGCCATTACTGGATATTCGCAATTTAACGATCGAATTCAAGACCAGCGAAGGCTGGGTCAAAGCCGTCGATCGGGTCAGCATTACCCTGAGCGAAGGCGAGATTCGCGGACTGGTAGGAGAATCCGGTTCGGGTAAAAGCCTTATTGCCAAAGCCATCTGCGGCGTGGCAAAAGACAACTGGCGGGTCACGGCCGACCGTATGCGCTTCGATGATATAGACCTGCTGCGCCTTTCCGCACGCGAGCGGCGTAAGCTGGTGGGCCATAACGTATCGATGATCTTCCAGGAGCCGCAATCCTGTCTCGATCCGTCTGAACGAGTGGGTAAACAGCTGATGCAGAACATCCCCGGCTGGACCTATAAAGGTCGCTGGTGGCAGCGTTTTGGCTGGCGCAAGCGCCGTGCCATTGAGTTACTGCACCGGGTCGGGATAAAAGATCATAAAGATGCCATGCGCAGTTTTCCTTACGAGCTGACTGACGGCGAATGTCAGAAGGTAATGATTGCCATCGCGCTGGCGAACCAGCCACGTCTGCTGATTGCCGATGAACCCACCAACGCGATGGAGCCCACCACGCAGGCGCAGATTTTCCGCCTGCTGTCGCGGCTGAATCAAAATAACAACACCACCATTTTGCTGATCAGCCATGATCTGCAAATGCTGAGTAAATGGGCAGATAAAATTGACGTGATGTACTGCGGCCAGACGGTAGAAACCGCATTCAGTGAAGATCTGGTGACCACACCGCATCACCCTTATACGCAGGCGCTGATCCGCGCGATTCCCGATTTTGGTAGTGCGATGCCGCATAAAAGCCGGCTTAATACCCTGCCCGGCGCCATCCCTCTGCTGGAACATTTACCCATTGGCTGTCGCCTTGGGCCGCGCTGCCCCTATGCTCAGCGTAAATGTATTGAGACGCCGCGCCTGGCCGGGGCCAAAAACCACCTGTTCGCCTGCCATTTCCCGCTGAACATGGAGAGAGAGTGA
- a CDS encoding exoribonuclease II: protein MLQDNPLLAQLKQQLHSQTPRTEGVVKATEKGFGFLEVDAQKSYFIPPPQMKKVMHGDRIVAVIHTEKERESAEPEELIEPFLTRFVGKVQRKDDRLSITPDHPLLKDAIQCRAARGVEHDFKEGDWAVAEMRRHPLKGDRSFYAELTHFITFGDDHFVPWWVTLARHNLEKEAPNGVATEMLDEGLERQDLTALNFVTIDSASTEDMDDALYVEERADGKLALTVAIADPTAWVAEGSKLDDAAKIRAFTNYLPGFNIPMLPRELSDDLCSLRAMEVRPVLACRMTIATDGTIEDDITFFAATIESKAKLVYDNVSDWLENSGSWQPENDAIADQIRLLHRVCQRRSEWRQTHALVFKDRPDYRFILGDKGEVLDIVAEPRRIANRIVEESMIAANICAARVLRDKLGFGIYNVHTGFDPANTEALAALLKTHDVHVDPQEVLTLEGFCKLRRELDAQPTGFLDSRIRRFQSFAEISTEPGPHFGLGLEAYATWTSPIRKYGDMVNHRLLKAIIKGETIARPGDETTLQMAERRRLNRMAERDVGDWLYARFLNDKAGTETRFPAEIIDVSRGGMRVRLVDNGAVAFIPAPFLHAVRDELVCSQENGTVQIKGETVYKVTEVIDVTIAEVRMETRSIIARPAV, encoded by the coding sequence ATGCTTCAGGACAACCCGCTGCTTGCGCAGCTAAAACAGCAGCTTCATTCTCAGACGCCCCGCACTGAAGGGGTTGTAAAAGCCACGGAAAAAGGCTTTGGCTTCCTCGAAGTCGATGCGCAGAAAAGCTACTTCATCCCGCCTCCGCAGATGAAGAAAGTGATGCACGGCGACCGTATCGTCGCTGTGATTCATACCGAAAAGGAACGCGAATCCGCCGAGCCGGAAGAGTTGATCGAGCCGTTCCTGACCCGTTTCGTTGGTAAGGTTCAGAGAAAAGACGACCGTCTTTCTATTACGCCGGACCATCCCCTGTTAAAAGATGCCATTCAGTGCCGTGCCGCACGGGGCGTTGAACACGATTTCAAAGAAGGCGACTGGGCCGTTGCTGAAATGCGCCGCCATCCGCTGAAAGGCGATCGCTCCTTCTATGCTGAACTGACCCACTTTATCACCTTCGGCGACGACCACTTCGTGCCATGGTGGGTAACCCTGGCGCGCCATAATCTTGAAAAAGAGGCGCCAAACGGCGTGGCGACGGAGATGCTGGATGAAGGTCTGGAGCGTCAGGATCTGACTGCCCTGAACTTTGTCACCATTGATAGCGCCAGCACCGAAGATATGGACGATGCGCTGTACGTCGAAGAGCGTGCCGATGGCAAACTGGCGCTGACGGTGGCTATCGCCGACCCTACCGCCTGGGTTGCCGAGGGGAGCAAGCTGGATGACGCGGCCAAAATCCGTGCGTTCACCAACTATCTGCCGGGCTTTAATATCCCAATGTTGCCGCGTGAACTCTCTGATGACCTGTGCTCTCTGCGCGCCATGGAAGTTCGCCCGGTGCTGGCTTGTCGTATGACCATCGCGACGGATGGCACCATCGAAGATGACATCACCTTCTTCGCGGCAACCATCGAATCGAAAGCGAAGCTGGTGTATGACAACGTCTCAGACTGGCTGGAAAATAGCGGTAGCTGGCAGCCTGAAAACGACGCCATTGCCGACCAGATTCGTCTGCTGCACCGCGTATGCCAACGCCGTAGCGAATGGCGTCAGACTCATGCGCTGGTCTTTAAAGATCGACCAGACTATCGCTTTATTCTGGGCGATAAAGGCGAAGTGCTGGATATCGTGGCAGAACCGCGCCGCATTGCTAACCGTATCGTTGAAGAGTCAATGATTGCGGCCAACATCTGTGCAGCCCGCGTATTGCGCGACAAACTTGGTTTTGGCATCTACAACGTCCATACCGGTTTCGACCCGGCCAACACCGAAGCGCTGGCGGCTCTGCTCAAAACCCACGATGTGCATGTTGATCCGCAAGAGGTGCTAACCCTCGAAGGTTTCTGCAAATTGCGTCGTGAGCTGGATGCCCAGCCGACCGGCTTCCTCGACAGCCGTATTCGTCGCTTCCAGTCATTCGCGGAAATCAGCACCGAGCCCGGTCCCCACTTTGGCCTTGGCCTGGAAGCCTACGCGACCTGGACCTCACCTATTCGTAAGTATGGCGACATGGTGAACCATCGTCTGCTGAAGGCTATCATCAAAGGCGAAACCATTGCCCGTCCCGGCGATGAGACCACCCTGCAGATGGCCGAGCGCCGCCGCCTGAACCGCATGGCCGAGCGCGATGTCGGTGACTGGCTGTATGCCCGCTTCCTCAACGATAAAGCCGGAACGGAGACGCGTTTCCCGGCCGAAATTATCGATGTCAGCCGTGGCGGCATGCGCGTACGTCTGGTGGACAATGGTGCGGTGGCGTTTATCCCTGCACCATTCCTGCACGCCGTTCGCGACGAGTTGGTCTGTAGCCAGGAAAATGGCACAGTGCAGATCAAAGGCGAAACGGTGTATAAGGTCACCGAAGTGATCGATGTCACCATTGCGGAAGTCCGTATGGAAACCCGCAGCATTATCGCCCGCCCTGCGGTCTAA